In Nocardia sputorum, a single genomic region encodes these proteins:
- a CDS encoding site-2 protease family protein, translating into MSVPIHRRSRAVRPSPVFLLVIALTAVGGALAWDAPLDSARAKAGVFVFVVAGWVVSLCLHEFAHAYTAWRAGDREVELRGYLTLNPLKYSHPLLSIVLPMVFIALGGIGLPGGAVYVHTHNVAPRTQRIISGAGPAVNALCAVLLLVTVRVLGSSSAHPAFWFGVSFLAFLQITAALLNLIPLPGLDGYGIVEPSLSYQTRRSLDQFKPFGMLILFALLFTPAINEVFFDAVYALFELSGVPSSWSRYGGYLTRFWT; encoded by the coding sequence ATGAGCGTTCCGATCCATCGCAGGTCGCGCGCGGTGCGGCCGAGCCCGGTGTTCCTGCTCGTGATCGCCCTGACCGCGGTGGGCGGCGCGCTGGCCTGGGACGCACCGCTGGACTCGGCCAGGGCCAAGGCCGGGGTGTTCGTCTTCGTGGTGGCGGGCTGGGTGGTGTCGCTGTGCCTGCACGAGTTCGCGCACGCCTACACGGCGTGGCGCGCGGGCGATCGCGAGGTCGAGTTGCGCGGTTACCTGACGCTCAACCCGCTGAAGTACAGCCACCCCCTGCTGTCGATCGTGTTGCCGATGGTGTTCATCGCGCTCGGCGGCATCGGCCTACCGGGCGGGGCGGTCTACGTGCACACGCACAATGTCGCGCCGCGTACGCAGCGGATCATCAGCGGCGCCGGGCCCGCCGTGAACGCGCTGTGCGCGGTGCTACTTCTGGTGACCGTTCGTGTCCTGGGCAGCTCCAGCGCTCATCCCGCCTTCTGGTTCGGCGTGAGCTTCCTTGCCTTCCTGCAGATCACCGCGGCGCTGCTGAACCTGATCCCGCTGCCGGGACTGGACGGCTACGGCATCGTCGAGCCGTCCCTGAGCTACCAGACCAGACGCTCGCTGGATCAGTTCAAGCCGTTCGGCATGCTGATCCTGTTCGCGCTGCTGTTCACTCCCGCCATCAACGAAGTGTTCTTCGACGCGGTGTACGCGCTGTTCGAACTGTCCGGCGTGCCGTCGAGCTGGTCGCGCTACGGCGGCTATCTGACTCGATTCTGGACCTGA
- a CDS encoding FUSC family protein, with translation MSRISVTRANSMARLRTSWARLRRSALPIIQCSVGAALAWFLAHHVIGHALPFFAPTAAVVSMGISFGARLRRSVELVVGVAVGIGIGDLFISRAGTGVWQIALVVAVAMAAAVFLDGGSVITVQAAGSAVLVATLLPPSAGGGLSRMIDALVGGLVGVVVVAAIPLHPVRRARSLAADILGVMGKSITECADGLLEQDPEKLHHALTAMRATQPQIDSLRATLEGGREISRISPLYWNSRPRLERIRATADPLDNAIRNTRVLLRRSLTLVRDDEILDPGLIDEVERLGQAVDVVRRMMLADPGEQPDQAEAARVLRSVAKGARPELVAGAGLSAHVVFAQVRSTLVDLMQVCGVQRISAIALLPPTVKNPYVQPQV, from the coding sequence ATGTCCCGGATCAGCGTGACCCGCGCGAACAGCATGGCGAGGTTGCGCACCTCGTGGGCGCGGCTGCGCCGCTCAGCGCTGCCGATCATCCAGTGTTCGGTCGGCGCCGCGCTGGCCTGGTTCCTCGCGCATCACGTCATCGGTCACGCGCTGCCGTTCTTCGCGCCGACGGCCGCCGTCGTGTCGATGGGCATCTCCTTCGGCGCGCGGCTGCGTCGCTCGGTGGAACTGGTGGTCGGGGTCGCGGTGGGCATCGGCATCGGCGATCTGTTCATCTCCCGCGCGGGCACCGGCGTGTGGCAGATCGCGCTGGTGGTCGCGGTCGCCATGGCCGCGGCGGTGTTCCTGGACGGCGGTTCGGTCATCACCGTGCAGGCGGCCGGTTCCGCCGTGCTGGTCGCGACGTTGCTGCCGCCCTCGGCGGGCGGCGGGCTCTCCCGCATGATCGACGCCTTGGTGGGTGGCCTGGTCGGCGTGGTCGTGGTCGCCGCGATTCCGCTCCATCCGGTGCGCAGGGCGCGGTCGCTGGCCGCGGACATTCTCGGCGTGATGGGGAAATCGATCACCGAGTGCGCCGACGGACTGCTCGAGCAGGATCCGGAGAAGCTGCACCACGCGCTCACCGCGATGCGCGCCACCCAGCCGCAGATCGACTCCTTGCGCGCCACGCTGGAGGGTGGCCGCGAGATCAGCCGGATCTCGCCGCTGTACTGGAACTCCCGTCCCCGCCTCGAACGCATCAGGGCGACGGCCGACCCACTGGACAACGCCATCCGCAACACCCGAGTCCTGTTGCGGCGCTCGCTGACTCTGGTGCGCGACGACGAGATCCTCGATCCCGGTTTGATCGACGAGGTGGAGCGGCTGGGCCAAGCCGTGGACGTGGTGCGCCGGATGATGCTGGCCGACCCGGGCGAGCAGCCCGACCAGGCCGAGGCGGCGCGCGTACTGCGCTCGGTCGCCAAGGGCGCGCGCCCGGAACTGGTAGCCGGAGCGGGGCTTTCGGCGCACGTCGTCTTCGCGCAGGTGCGTTCGACGCTGGTAGACCTGATGCAGGTGTGCGGGGTGCAACGTATCTCGGCGATTGCCCTGCTGCCGCCGACGGTCAAGAACCCCTACGTGCAGCCCCAGGTCTGA
- a CDS encoding DUF3151 domain-containing protein — MTSFGDLLGPQPVLLPEISDAEDALLGNVDPVRVAAEHPAASIAWAYLAEAALTRGEAQDEAINHDVLAAYAFARTGYHRGLDLLRRNGWKGFGPVPWSHEPNRGFLRSVGALARAAKAIGETDEYARCLDLLEDCDPRAAAELGLD, encoded by the coding sequence ATGACCTCGTTCGGTGACCTGCTCGGCCCGCAGCCGGTACTGCTGCCCGAAATCTCCGACGCCGAGGACGCGCTCCTCGGCAACGTCGATCCGGTGCGGGTCGCGGCGGAGCACCCCGCCGCCTCGATCGCCTGGGCGTACCTCGCCGAGGCGGCGCTGACCCGCGGCGAAGCCCAGGACGAGGCGATCAACCACGACGTCCTCGCCGCGTACGCGTTCGCCCGCACCGGCTACCACCGCGGCCTCGACCTGCTGCGCCGCAACGGCTGGAAGGGCTTCGGTCCCGTGCCGTGGAGCCACGAGCCCAATCGCGGCTTCCTGCGCAGCGTCGGCGCGCTGGCCCGCGCCGCCAAGGCGATCGGCGAGACCGACGAGTACGCCCGCTGCCTCGACCTGCTGGAAGACTGCGACCCCCGGGCGGCCGCGGAGCTCGGCCTCGACTGA
- a CDS encoding Rv0361 family membrane protein, with translation MVIKRDQMPSGAGRGSAPGGAPASGSAPKDATPQSTPPGQGKAAPESGTKAGPAAAKKAAPGASGDATAPGEPTGSESRNAAVPPVGESATVVIRKPQPPAGPAAPAPEKTGESGDQQNPPGSEDVTMAMPIVSRDDAKTIALPVQRPADGGRPGTDRVVPPAAGQVPITKPPSTPRPATGPKQPGPHGPSAPPQHGPGVEETRPSPPRPQGRPRQVATAPSPADVQQTVPAQSMAGPRAPQTRPVAPPQRIPPAPQPGVGASATGPARPDRRLLVLGAAGALVLALVAVVVALVTMSGDDSPEAQVRSAITSYTDALKAGDLDALRSTTCGPLHDFYQGIPSDQFAGVHKQSVERKTIPVVDSIDAIRITEDTAIAQATVYTDADPAKRSARTFDLQRTDDGWKVCDPPGSTQ, from the coding sequence GTGGTGATCAAACGGGATCAGATGCCGTCCGGTGCGGGGCGCGGATCCGCGCCGGGCGGGGCCCCTGCCAGCGGGTCCGCTCCGAAAGACGCTACGCCGCAATCGACTCCGCCCGGGCAGGGCAAGGCGGCGCCGGAGTCCGGCACCAAAGCGGGCCCGGCGGCCGCGAAGAAGGCGGCGCCGGGCGCGTCAGGTGACGCCACCGCACCCGGGGAGCCCACCGGCTCGGAGTCGCGGAACGCGGCTGTCCCGCCGGTCGGTGAATCCGCGACCGTCGTGATCCGCAAGCCTCAGCCCCCGGCCGGACCGGCGGCTCCCGCGCCGGAGAAGACCGGCGAATCCGGCGATCAGCAGAATCCGCCCGGTTCGGAAGACGTGACGATGGCGATGCCGATCGTCAGCCGGGACGACGCCAAGACCATCGCGCTCCCCGTCCAGCGCCCCGCCGACGGCGGCAGGCCGGGGACCGATCGTGTGGTCCCGCCCGCGGCGGGGCAGGTTCCGATCACCAAGCCGCCGAGTACGCCCCGTCCGGCGACCGGTCCGAAGCAGCCCGGCCCGCACGGCCCCTCCGCGCCGCCGCAACACGGACCGGGAGTCGAGGAGACCCGCCCGTCACCGCCGCGTCCCCAAGGCAGGCCGCGCCAGGTGGCGACCGCGCCGTCGCCCGCGGACGTCCAGCAGACGGTGCCCGCGCAGTCGATGGCAGGTCCGCGCGCGCCGCAGACCCGGCCCGTCGCCCCGCCGCAGCGGATCCCTCCGGCCCCGCAACCGGGCGTCGGGGCGTCCGCCACCGGCCCGGCTCGACCCGATCGACGGCTGCTCGTGCTGGGCGCGGCGGGCGCGCTGGTGCTCGCACTGGTCGCGGTGGTCGTGGCGCTCGTCACGATGTCCGGCGACGACTCCCCCGAAGCGCAGGTGCGCAGCGCGATCACCAGCTACACCGACGCGCTGAAGGCCGGCGACCTGGACGCCCTGCGGTCCACCACGTGCGGTCCGCTGCACGACTTCTACCAGGGCATCCCGAGCGACCAGTTCGCCGGTGTGCACAAGCAGTCGGTGGAGCGCAAGACCATCCCGGTGGTGGACAGCATCGACGCCATCCGCATCACCGAGGACACCGCCATCGCGCAAGCCACGGTCTACACCGACGCCGATCCGGCGAAGCGGTCCGCACGCACCTTCGACCTGCAGCGCACCGACGACGGATGGAAGGTCTGCGACCCGCCCGGCAGCACCCAGTAA
- a CDS encoding fused (3R)-hydroxyacyl-ACP dehydratase subunits HadA/HadB: MSREQTMARPDIDVVPATQAGQRFRVRDHYEVGREKVREFARAVQNHHAAHQREADARALGYPGIIAPPTFASVIGMTATRALLDSVLIQYDLSQFLQTDQVFEIYRPILAGDRIRSEIVIESIRQFGDNDFIVVRFSLSNQHGEVAIVGSTTIVARRGAEADASLSDVVDNIMMHGRPLEPASAADLAHNEALVPLGVSPLVEPDAHEMATVHTAPAFDDLTPGDRLPDGAFRLTRGDLANYAGVSGDANPIHFSDHAAQLAGLPTVVAHGMLTMGLAGGYLTAWLGDPTAIQKFSVRFSGFVPVAADTASTVEFSGRVKSLDPSARTATILLGGTSEGRKLFGRAVAEVRLR, translated from the coding sequence ATGAGCAGGGAGCAGACGATGGCGCGGCCGGATATCGATGTCGTTCCGGCGACGCAGGCCGGACAGCGATTCCGGGTGCGGGACCATTACGAAGTCGGCAGGGAGAAAGTGCGGGAGTTCGCCCGCGCGGTCCAGAACCACCACGCGGCACACCAGCGCGAGGCCGACGCACGCGCGCTCGGGTATCCCGGGATCATCGCGCCGCCGACCTTCGCCTCGGTGATCGGGATGACCGCGACCAGGGCGCTGCTGGACTCGGTGCTCATCCAGTACGACCTGTCCCAATTCCTGCAAACCGATCAGGTCTTCGAGATCTACCGGCCGATCCTGGCCGGTGACCGGATACGCAGCGAGATAGTCATCGAGTCGATCCGCCAGTTCGGGGACAACGACTTCATCGTGGTGCGCTTCTCGCTGAGCAACCAGCACGGCGAGGTCGCCATCGTCGGGTCGACCACGATCGTCGCGCGCCGCGGCGCCGAGGCCGACGCCTCCCTGAGCGACGTGGTGGACAACATCATGATGCACGGGCGCCCGCTGGAACCCGCGTCGGCCGCCGACCTGGCGCACAACGAGGCGCTGGTGCCACTCGGCGTCAGCCCGCTGGTCGAGCCGGACGCCCATGAGATGGCGACCGTGCACACCGCGCCCGCGTTCGACGACCTCACTCCCGGCGATCGGCTTCCCGACGGCGCCTTCCGGCTGACCCGTGGCGACCTGGCGAACTACGCGGGCGTGTCCGGGGACGCCAACCCGATCCACTTCAGCGACCACGCCGCGCAGCTGGCCGGGCTGCCCACGGTGGTCGCGCACGGCATGCTGACCATGGGCTTGGCCGGTGGCTACCTCACCGCGTGGCTGGGCGATCCGACCGCCATCCAGAAGTTCAGCGTGCGGTTCTCCGGCTTCGTCCCGGTCGCCGCCGACACGGCGAGCACGGTCGAATTCTCCGGGCGGGTCAAGTCGCTGGACCCGAGCGCGCGCACCGCGACCATCCTGCTCGGCGGCACCTCCGAAGGGCGGAAGTTGTTCGGCCGCGCGGTGGCCGAGGTCCGGCTGCGCTAG
- a CDS encoding DUF4185 domain-containing protein — MAMRMSAAVGALVIGAGMLVYADGHAAAAPETAATVPGVGPCATDPVATHEPLVPKTLEVPIPYPVVTVLPANAPEPTPTRTRMELPPDPCVNPCPDLTDLPGAPPSLATQLGIPEILLNPKPFHFAIPGPGPDPGQVPPPPAPVRPPVEPAAQSPARPAPRLGPAREVAKLTGANSVNRTDKRWQVDGTDLGIMWESAPGEIATAFGDTVGRGFHPPGGMGLDWRSNVLAFSTDRDLADGVTFDRMVTDDRCHAAEVLSSRKLDNVEVTTIPTSGFALGERQYLSYMSIRTWNSLPGTFFTNYGGIAYSDDHGQTWTKDPHARWDNIFGLANFQVSAMVPHGGYVYMFGTPNTRLGAVGLARVPEDQLLNTTAYQYWRDGVWTPVGGFGSATPIVDGPAGELSVRYDVARGVWQMSYLDTTKAAIVVRESDTPQGVWSESTPTVSALSYPELYGGFIHPWSSGTDFYFTLSTWSDYNVYLMHSVIGE; from the coding sequence ATGGCGATGCGAATGTCGGCCGCCGTCGGTGCGTTGGTGATCGGCGCGGGAATGCTCGTCTACGCCGACGGGCACGCCGCGGCCGCGCCTGAAACCGCCGCGACTGTCCCGGGAGTGGGGCCGTGCGCGACCGACCCGGTGGCGACCCACGAGCCGCTGGTGCCGAAAACGCTGGAGGTGCCGATTCCCTATCCGGTGGTCACCGTGCTCCCGGCGAACGCGCCCGAACCCACCCCGACGCGCACGCGGATGGAGCTACCGCCGGACCCCTGCGTCAACCCCTGCCCGGATCTCACCGATCTGCCCGGCGCGCCACCGAGTCTCGCCACTCAGCTCGGAATCCCGGAAATCCTGCTGAATCCCAAGCCGTTCCACTTCGCGATACCCGGCCCCGGCCCGGACCCCGGCCAGGTGCCGCCGCCGCCCGCACCGGTGCGGCCACCGGTCGAACCCGCGGCGCAGTCACCGGCCCGGCCCGCGCCGCGGCTGGGCCCCGCCCGCGAGGTGGCGAAGCTGACCGGCGCGAACTCGGTGAACCGCACCGACAAACGGTGGCAGGTGGACGGCACCGACCTCGGCATCATGTGGGAGAGCGCACCGGGCGAGATCGCGACCGCGTTCGGTGACACCGTGGGGCGCGGCTTCCATCCGCCCGGTGGCATGGGGCTGGATTGGCGAAGCAACGTGCTGGCCTTCAGCACCGATCGCGATCTCGCCGACGGCGTGACCTTCGACCGGATGGTCACCGACGACCGTTGCCACGCCGCCGAGGTGCTCTCCAGCCGCAAGCTGGACAACGTCGAGGTCACCACCATTCCCACCTCGGGTTTCGCGCTCGGCGAGCGGCAGTATCTGAGCTACATGTCCATTCGGACCTGGAACAGCCTGCCCGGCACGTTCTTCACCAACTACGGCGGCATCGCCTACTCCGACGACCACGGCCAGACCTGGACGAAAGATCCGCACGCGCGCTGGGACAACATCTTCGGTCTGGCGAATTTCCAAGTCAGCGCGATGGTTCCGCACGGCGGCTACGTCTACATGTTCGGTACGCCCAACACCCGGCTCGGCGCGGTCGGTCTGGCCCGCGTGCCGGAGGACCAGCTGCTCAACACCACCGCCTACCAGTACTGGCGCGACGGCGTGTGGACTCCCGTCGGAGGATTCGGCTCCGCCACACCGATCGTGGACGGTCCCGCCGGTGAACTGTCCGTCCGCTACGACGTCGCCCGTGGCGTCTGGCAGATGAGCTATCTGGACACGACGAAGGCCGCCATCGTCGTCCGGGAATCGGACACACCGCAGGGGGTGTGGTCGGAGAGCACGCCGACGGTGTCGGCGTTGAGCTATCCGGAGCTGTACGGCGGGTTCATCCACCCGTGGTCGTCCGGGACGGACTTCTACTTCACCCTCTCGACCTGGAGCGACTACAACGTCTACCTGATGCACTCGGTGATCGGGGAGTGA
- a CDS encoding excalibur calcium-binding domain-containing protein encodes MPVGVDEHSRADHQRTDGGRHSHRHSKPLGIHRGHEPCGHEPAERPYRVRLSETVRPTRQTLLRGQPGYAPHLDRDNDGVACE; translated from the coding sequence GTGCCCGTCGGCGTAGACGAGCATTCCCGCGCCGATCACCAACGCACCGACGGCGGCCGACATTCGCATCGCCATAGCAAACCCCTCGGAATCCATCGCGGACACGAACCTTGCGGACACGAACCAGCGGAACGACCCTACCGCGTTCGACTTTCGGAGACCGTCAGACCGACACGCCAAACGCTGTTGCGCGGGCAGCCGGGTTACGCCCCGCATCTGGACCGGGACAATGACGGCGTCGCCTGCGAGTGA
- a CDS encoding excalibur calcium-binding domain-containing protein, with translation MTNSVLRAAPAIGAALLAAGASALLPQAASALPAPAVAIAGPHEDHPIPHNRSGPKGDAERPEEPTERSPRIYTDCDQVRAEGAGPLYRGQPGFNAQLDRDGNGIACD, from the coding sequence GTGACCAACTCAGTTCTCCGCGCCGCGCCCGCGATCGGGGCGGCGTTGCTGGCGGCCGGAGCGAGCGCGCTCCTGCCGCAGGCGGCGTCCGCCCTGCCCGCTCCGGCCGTCGCGATCGCCGGACCGCACGAAGACCATCCGATCCCGCACAATCGATCCGGCCCGAAGGGCGACGCCGAGCGACCCGAGGAACCCACCGAACGATCGCCCAGGATCTACACCGATTGCGATCAGGTGCGGGCGGAGGGCGCCGGGCCGCTGTACCGCGGGCAGCCCGGCTTCAACGCGCAGCTGGACCGCGACGGCAACGGAATCGCCTGCGACTAG